In the genome of Nitrososphaerota archaeon, one region contains:
- a CDS encoding DUF3883 domain-containing protein — MEIEGIENLEERDENERKAIEFVINEEIKENRKIKISSIREHYDILSIGSNPNDIRYIEVKGLKHFKNIMLSEIEFKTALKYKDRYHLYIVYDRESNNPKIVKIQNPIKKLKFKIMRVAIGGIVKRKEKVYTLTLRSFLKLKEKIESDKNDIDRL, encoded by the coding sequence ATGGAAATAGAAGGAATTGAAAATCTTGAAGAAAGAGATGAGAATGAAAGAAAAGCAATAGAGTTTGTAATTAATGAAGAAATAAAAGAAAATAGAAAAATAAAAATATCATCCATTAGAGAGCATTATGATATTCTAAGCATTGGAAGCAATCCTAATGATATAAGATATATAGAAGTAAAAGGGTTAAAGCATTTTAAAAATATTATGCTATCAGAAATAGAATTTAAAACTGCTTTAAAATATAAAGATAGATATCACTTATACATAGTTTATGATAGAGAAAGTAATAATCCAAAAATTGTGAAAATTCAAAATCCAATTAAGAAATTGAAATTTAAAATTATGAGAGTGGCTATTGGAGGAATAGTTAAGAGAAAAGAGAAAGTATATACTCTTACTTTAAGGTCTTTTTTAAAATTAAAAGAGAAAATAGAAAGTGATAAAAATGATATTGATAGATTATAG
- a CDS encoding ERCC4 domain-containing protein, which translates to MILIDYREKESGIPRLLIKKNIPISFENLKIGDYIIGDIVIERKTSKDFIASIFDGRIFDQANKISSYTNKSILLIEGGIHNELEYIKNKNSIYGALLSLILSYNFKIIHSNDIEETSNILEIIHKHGKYEKINKIFIKPKKKADDISEQQINIIASIPFIGEKYAERLLRNLKTIKNIVNATPQTLSLVANIHPKNAYKIWRILNKEYEK; encoded by the coding sequence ATGATATTGATAGATTATAGAGAAAAAGAAAGTGGAATTCCAAGATTATTAATTAAGAAGAACATTCCTATTTCTTTTGAAAATTTAAAAATTGGAGATTATATAATAGGAGATATTGTTATAGAAAGAAAAACTTCAAAAGATTTTATTGCTTCAATATTTGATGGAAGAATTTTTGATCAAGCAAATAAAATATCAAGTTATACAAATAAATCTATATTATTAATTGAAGGAGGTATTCATAATGAATTGGAATATATTAAAAATAAAAATTCAATTTATGGAGCATTATTAAGCTTAATATTATCTTATAATTTTAAAATAATCCATTCTAATGATATAGAAGAAACTTCTAATATTTTAGAAATTATTCATAAGCATGGAAAATATGAAAAAATAAATAAAATATTCATAAAACCTAAGAAAAAGGCGGATGACATTTCAGAACAACAAATAAATATTATAGCTTCTATTCCTTTTATTGGAGAGAAGTATGCTGAAAGACTTTTAAGAAATTTAAAAACAATTAAGAATATAGTAAATGCAACTCCTCAAACATTAAGTTTAGTAGCTAACATTCATCCAAAGAATGCTTATAAAATATGGAGGATTTTAAATAAAGAATATGAAAAATGA
- the scpB gene encoding SMC-Scp complex subunit ScpB, protein MEINKIALVEALLFSSDKPIDLKTIVKACKLNSEEEAEKIIEELKMKYSSPTHSITINTLSNKRFLMQLKPEYVNLVKRFIKKPLFKKSILKTLSYIAYNQPVYQSRVVSVRGSQAYKHIKFLMDKGYIEGEKIGRTLLLKTSQLFADYFGIENDPRTIKKLIINLMKEKEIEE, encoded by the coding sequence ATGGAAATTAATAAAATAGCCTTAGTTGAAGCATTATTATTTTCTTCTGATAAACCAATAGATTTAAAAACTATTGTTAAAGCTTGTAAGCTAAACTCAGAAGAAGAGGCTGAAAAAATAATTGAAGAATTAAAAATGAAATATTCTTCTCCGACACATTCAATAACTATAAATACTTTATCAAATAAGCGCTTCTTAATGCAATTAAAACCAGAATATGTAAATTTAGTTAAGAGATTTATTAAAAAACCTCTTTTTAAAAAATCCATTTTAAAAACTTTATCATATATAGCTTATAATCAACCCGTATACCAATCTCGTGTAGTTTCTGTTAGAGGAAGCCAAGCTTATAAACATATAAAATTTTTAATGGATAAAGGATATATAGAAGGAGAAAAAATAGGCCGTACACTCCTTTTAAAAACTTCTCAATTATTTGCTGATTATTTTGGAATAGAAAATGATCCAAGAACTATTAAAAAACTTATAATAAATTTAATGAAGGAGAAGGAAATAGAAGAATAA
- a CDS encoding chromosome segregation SMC family protein: MVYIKKLIIYGFKSFGPKRTIVELDKGLVAITGPNGGGKSNLFDAIRFSLGELSAHSLRVSKLSDLIYNIGEENRAQYAKVSIQLDNSDKNIPIDSLIVTISRKLYPSGESEYSINGKIVSRSDLLSILSVAGIRPSGFNIVPQGSVVNIAEMDPMELRKLLDEISGVSEYENKKNEAKIQLAIAEKNLEVAKASTNEVRARVKQLEIERNRCLRKHFIEMELKKYEATLLIKNKNEIEKNLNQLLIDLEKIKNNIQEIENEKNQINNLKILIEKNWNEYNSLIKDIEDFKLKDIENEYNKIVNIRIENENSISRLKTKEYLINEDLKHLEERLKVLDKKILEIQENINSLNILFEEKNKEKNILEKDYLEKKKQMDILNEETLPFKEKLNTIEEKINFLNKEIRNKEKEYEKIKSQNQYLEKFRNELEIRLNHFKEEFNEIEKNRNELIMKINELRIDIENKTKENDYLFNEFNNISSIIEKLKVLKNEVENLYGEIKIRNELNKENLIEKDFLNNFYNLILENKIEGIIGILKEEVSIDQNYAKICPFINDFLNYIIVKDINTARKLSFLLSLYRENNIKIIVKSLFDSFYKQNENLLNLEDDSFAKIFYAKNEDIKKILNILFEKFSIANSLKEVKNILNKGKIAITLDGNIYKPPGIIEFYTRKKDETYYFEEMDNLSNFLNQINSKLFSLEEKISKINSRIDNIEKEKIKSKTILEEYEKQLILLNDEYNKNINKINELEREIKSCENEFEITNQNLINIKENLDNSIKTYESLIKEKNELKEHLEDLYKKMNDLKILELENELENLENELEQIVFKRELAENRLKELNEEENSIIEKIEILKNEINENNKAILQIEKDLINIKEKEKRFLIEKENLMNLLKNYKEKRDNSMNELLSLNNKIKEIDEIYHKLSIEKESVQNKVHEYKTNITIIDSKLKSIGEVKTKALFINKAEKIIEELKNELNEIGLINELAPKQYEELIKNYKLRSERINQLENERLEIIRLMEEIDKEKLNVFNKFFYEISENFNFFFNKLTLGKARLKLENENAPLTSGIEMHLQFLDKPSRISSAVSGGEKSIAAIAFLLALQKLFPSTFYIFDEVDAHMDVKYTKSLADLFKEISKDTQLIVITLKDAIAEKSDLLIGVYSKDGVSNVVKTRLKYDDKNG; encoded by the coding sequence ATGGTTTACATTAAAAAGTTGATAATATATGGATTTAAATCATTTGGACCAAAAAGAACAATAGTAGAATTAGATAAAGGATTAGTTGCAATCACTGGTCCAAATGGTGGTGGAAAATCCAATTTATTTGATGCTATTCGTTTTTCATTAGGAGAATTAAGTGCACATTCATTAAGAGTAAGCAAGCTTTCAGACCTTATCTATAATATAGGAGAAGAAAATAGAGCACAATACGCAAAAGTATCCATTCAATTAGATAATTCAGATAAAAATATTCCAATAGATTCTTTAATAGTAACAATTTCACGTAAATTATATCCTTCAGGAGAAAGCGAATATAGTATAAATGGAAAAATAGTTTCCAGGTCTGACCTTTTATCCATACTTAGTGTAGCTGGAATTCGCCCATCAGGTTTTAACATAGTTCCTCAAGGTTCTGTAGTAAATATTGCTGAAATGGATCCAATGGAATTAAGAAAACTCTTGGATGAAATTTCAGGAGTATCTGAATATGAAAATAAAAAGAATGAAGCTAAAATTCAATTAGCAATTGCAGAAAAAAATCTTGAAGTAGCCAAAGCTAGTACTAATGAAGTACGTGCAAGAGTTAAGCAATTGGAAATCGAAAGAAATCGATGTTTAAGAAAACATTTTATAGAAATGGAATTAAAGAAATATGAAGCAACATTATTAATTAAAAATAAAAATGAAATAGAAAAAAATTTAAATCAATTATTAATAGACCTTGAAAAAATAAAAAATAATATTCAAGAAATAGAAAATGAGAAAAATCAAATAAATAATTTAAAAATATTGATAGAAAAAAATTGGAATGAATATAATTCATTAATAAAAGATATTGAAGATTTTAAACTTAAAGATATTGAAAATGAATATAATAAAATCGTTAATATTAGAATTGAAAATGAAAATAGCATATCAAGATTAAAAACAAAAGAATATTTAATTAACGAAGACTTAAAACATTTAGAAGAACGCTTAAAAGTGCTTGATAAAAAAATTTTAGAAATTCAAGAAAATATTAATTCATTAAATATTTTATTTGAAGAGAAAAATAAAGAAAAAAATATCTTGGAAAAAGATTATTTGGAAAAAAAGAAACAAATGGATATTCTGAATGAAGAAACATTACCTTTTAAAGAAAAATTAAATACCATTGAAGAGAAAATTAATTTTTTAAATAAAGAAATTAGAAATAAAGAAAAGGAATATGAAAAAATAAAATCCCAAAATCAATATCTTGAAAAATTTAGAAATGAACTTGAAATAAGATTAAATCATTTTAAAGAAGAATTTAATGAAATAGAAAAAAATAGAAATGAATTAATTATGAAAATTAACGAATTAAGAATCGATATAGAAAATAAGACTAAAGAAAATGATTATTTATTTAATGAGTTTAATAATATTTCCTCAATTATTGAAAAATTAAAAGTTTTAAAAAATGAAGTTGAAAATCTTTATGGAGAAATTAAAATAAGAAATGAATTAAATAAAGAAAATTTAATCGAAAAAGATTTTTTGAATAATTTTTATAATTTAATTTTAGAAAATAAAATTGAAGGTATAATAGGCATATTGAAAGAAGAAGTTTCAATAGATCAAAATTATGCTAAAATATGTCCCTTTATAAATGATTTTCTCAATTATATTATTGTAAAAGATATAAATACTGCTAGGAAATTGTCTTTTCTTTTATCTCTTTATAGAGAAAACAATATAAAAATAATAGTCAAATCTTTATTTGATTCATTCTATAAACAAAATGAAAATTTATTAAATCTTGAAGATGATTCTTTTGCAAAAATATTTTATGCTAAAAATGAAGATATTAAAAAGATTTTAAATATTTTATTTGAAAAATTTTCTATTGCAAATTCTTTAAAAGAAGTAAAGAATATTTTAAATAAAGGTAAAATAGCTATTACTTTAGATGGTAATATTTACAAACCTCCTGGAATTATTGAATTTTATACTAGAAAAAAAGATGAAACATATTATTTCGAAGAAATGGATAATTTATCTAATTTCTTAAATCAAATAAATAGTAAATTATTTTCTTTAGAAGAAAAAATATCAAAAATAAATTCGCGTATAGATAATATTGAAAAAGAAAAAATAAAATCTAAAACAATTCTTGAGGAATATGAAAAACAATTAATTTTATTAAATGATGAGTATAATAAAAATATTAATAAAATTAATGAATTAGAAAGAGAGATAAAATCTTGCGAAAATGAATTTGAAATAACTAATCAAAATTTAATTAATATTAAAGAAAATTTAGATAATTCTATTAAAACATATGAAAGTTTAATCAAAGAAAAAAATGAATTAAAGGAACATTTAGAAGACTTATATAAGAAAATGAATGATTTAAAAATATTAGAATTAGAAAATGAATTAGAAAATTTAGAAAATGAATTAGAACAAATAGTTTTTAAAAGAGAATTAGCAGAAAATCGTTTAAAAGAATTAAATGAAGAAGAAAATTCCATTATAGAAAAAATTGAAATACTTAAAAATGAAATAAATGAAAATAATAAAGCGATTCTACAAATAGAAAAAGATTTAATAAATATAAAAGAAAAAGAGAAAAGATTTTTAATCGAAAAAGAAAATTTAATGAATCTTTTGAAAAATTATAAAGAAAAAAGAGATAATTCAATGAATGAATTACTTTCACTTAATAATAAAATTAAAGAAATTGATGAAATATATCATAAGTTGAGTATAGAAAAAGAGTCTGTTCAAAATAAAGTTCATGAGTATAAAACTAACATTACTATAATTGATTCAAAACTTAAATCTATTGGAGAAGTAAAAACAAAAGCTCTTTTTATTAATAAAGCTGAAAAAATAATTGAAGAATTAAAAAATGAATTAAATGAAATAGGTTTAATAAATGAACTGGCTCCTAAACAATATGAAGAACTCATAAAAAATTATAAACTTAGGTCAGAAAGAATAAACCAATTAGAAAATGAAAGGCTTGAAATAATAAGGCTCATGGAAGAAATTGATAAAGAGAAACTTAATGTTTTTAATAAATTCTTTTATGAAATATCTGAAAATTTTAACTTTTTCTTTAATAAATTAACTTTAGGAAAAGCTCGGTTAAAATTAGAAAATGAAAATGCGCCACTTACATCTGGTATTGAAATGCATCTTCAATTTTTAGATAAGCCATCAAGAATATCAAGTGCTGTAAGTGGAGGAGAAAAATCTATTGCTGCAATAGCATTTTTACTTGCTCTTCAAAAACTTTTCCCATCTACTTTTTATATATTTGATGAGGTTGATGCGCATATGGATGTAAAATATACTAAAAGTTTAGCTGATTTATTTAAAGAGATTTCTAAAGATACGCAGTTAATAGTTATAACATTGAAAGATGCTATTGCTGAAAAAAGCGATTTATTAATTGGGGTTTATTCTAAGGATGGAGTATCAAATGTTGTTAAAACAAGATTAAAATATGATGATAAAAATGGATAA
- a CDS encoding Xaa-Pro peptidase family protein, translating into MGRIEDLKKKIDKEGLEAFLITRKENLYYFLNFIGEGTLLITKDKAILFVTPLFLESAEEQCKNIEILKLSLHIDPLKYIINEIKKINGKIGFDELSSKSYIYFSSNLSKDNKLLNKEEIIWDMRKIKDEDEILKIKEAAKITDMGLKLALEIIKPGITELDIKAEVIKEMMKNGAEEIAFEPIIASGRNSSFPHGGYKNRKLKKGDIVVIDIGAKYKGYCSDETRVSYVYELDNEMKKVYNIVLEAQELALKNIKEGIAMKEVDKKVRDFFKEKGFKDKFIHGLGHGIGINIHEPPTINPLSKDFFKKNMVVSCEPGIYIPKNYGIRIEDTILIKEKGVEILTKTSKDIEL; encoded by the coding sequence ATGGGTAGAATTGAAGATCTTAAGAAAAAAATTGATAAAGAAGGATTAGAAGCATTTTTGATTACTAGAAAAGAAAATCTTTATTATTTCTTAAATTTTATTGGTGAAGGTACTTTATTAATTACAAAAGATAAAGCTATTTTATTTGTTACTCCATTATTCCTTGAATCTGCAGAAGAACAATGTAAAAATATTGAAATATTAAAATTATCTTTACATATAGATCCATTAAAATATATCATAAATGAAATAAAAAAAATTAATGGAAAAATAGGATTCGATGAATTAAGTTCGAAAAGCTACATTTATTTCTCTTCTAATCTTTCAAAAGATAATAAATTATTGAATAAAGAAGAAATAATTTGGGACATGAGAAAAATAAAGGATGAAGATGAAATTTTAAAAATTAAAGAAGCAGCAAAAATAACTGATATGGGATTAAAATTAGCATTAGAAATTATAAAACCTGGAATAACAGAACTTGATATTAAAGCTGAAGTTATTAAAGAAATGATGAAAAATGGAGCTGAAGAAATTGCTTTTGAACCTATAATTGCTTCAGGTAGAAATTCTTCTTTTCCTCATGGAGGATATAAAAATAGAAAATTAAAAAAAGGAGATATTGTAGTAATTGATATAGGTGCAAAGTATAAAGGATATTGTTCAGATGAAACAAGAGTTAGTTATGTTTATGAATTGGATAATGAAATGAAAAAAGTTTATAATATAGTTTTAGAAGCTCAAGAACTTGCTTTAAAAAATATTAAAGAAGGAATAGCAATGAAAGAAGTAGATAAAAAAGTTAGAGATTTTTTTAAAGAAAAGGGATTTAAAGATAAATTCATACATGGACTTGGACATGGAATAGGAATAAATATACATGAACCACCAACAATTAATCCCTTAAGTAAAGATTTTTTTAAAAAGAATATGGTTGTTTCATGCGAACCTGGAATATACATTCCAAAAAATTATGGTATAAGAATTGAAGATACAATATTAATAAAAGAAAAGGGAGTAGAAATTCTTACTAAAACGTCTAAAGATATTGAATTATAA
- the uppS gene encoding polyprenyl diphosphate synthase, whose translation MSLIRKILKIFGIYWLYEKWLYSQIKNNPLPKHVALILDGNRRWALSKGLEPWIGHKYGANVVYELLNWCLELKIPSITLYVLSIENLKRDNKELNELMNILEEKLKETLKDERIHKNKVNIKVIGKKELLPNKIVELVNELEESTKNYSNFFLNIALAYGGRTEIIDAVKRIALDVFEKKINIDKINENIFEKYLYTSNLPKPDPDLIIRTSGEERLSNFLLWQSAYSELVFLDVYWPEFRKIDLLRAIRTYQKRERRYGL comes from the coding sequence ATGAGTTTGATAAGAAAAATACTTAAAATATTTGGAATTTATTGGCTTTATGAAAAATGGCTTTATAGCCAAATTAAGAATAACCCCTTGCCAAAGCATGTAGCTTTAATTCTTGATGGAAATCGCAGATGGGCTTTATCAAAAGGTCTAGAGCCATGGATAGGACATAAATATGGAGCAAATGTAGTTTATGAACTTTTGAATTGGTGTTTAGAATTAAAAATACCATCAATTACACTATATGTATTATCAATAGAAAATTTAAAAAGAGATAATAAAGAATTGAACGAACTTATGAATATTTTAGAAGAGAAACTTAAAGAAACATTAAAAGATGAAAGAATACATAAAAATAAAGTAAATATTAAAGTTATTGGAAAAAAGGAACTTTTACCAAACAAAATAGTAGAATTAGTTAATGAGTTAGAAGAATCTACAAAAAATTATTCTAATTTTTTCTTAAATATTGCTTTGGCTTACGGAGGTAGAACAGAAATAATAGATGCTGTTAAAAGAATTGCTTTAGATGTTTTTGAGAAAAAAATAAATATTGATAAAATAAATGAAAATATTTTTGAAAAATACTTATATACTTCTAATCTTCCAAAGCCTGATCCAGACTTAATAATTAGAACTTCAGGTGAAGAAAGATTAAGTAATTTCCTTTTATGGCAATCAGCTTATAGTGAATTAGTTTTTTTGGATGTTTATTGGCCTGAATTTAGAAAAATAGATCTTTTAAGAGCTATAAGAACTTATCAAAAAAGAGAGAGACGTTATGGTTTATAA
- a CDS encoding DUF373 family protein: MASSKENKVLILIVDRDNDIGLKTNIESPIIGREENLKAATKLAIADPEEADANTIFAAIKMFDELKTKYGENIEIASVTGLPEEGLEADHKIINELSKVLEKFPANSCIFVSDGVTDQEVIPIISSKIPIMHVKRIVIRHSESVEETWALLSRYLRKAVFEPKYSKILLGIPGIIFLIIGLLMLSGLGYLVFPAIIALAGLLMFVRGFNIDSAIEGFIKKLIFYATTTAANQIRLFTYISSFLIIMVALYLGIGSVINKASSILIEVPIEKIDMWFWLSNVPLLLGIFINRSIDVLIIGIYLLIIGNGIFYYLVRNKNFWRMIQAAIVNIWIWVLLRRVAFIFEFGESLIPIETQIIGIILTTIIGVITITTSIILLRILRKRYLHIFKKAK, from the coding sequence GTGGCTTCAAGTAAGGAAAATAAAGTTCTAATATTAATAGTTGATAGAGATAACGATATTGGTTTAAAAACTAATATTGAATCTCCTATAATTGGGAGAGAAGAAAATTTAAAGGCTGCTACAAAATTGGCTATAGCAGATCCTGAAGAAGCAGATGCAAATACTATTTTTGCAGCTATTAAAATGTTTGATGAATTAAAAACAAAATATGGTGAAAATATTGAAATAGCATCTGTTACAGGTCTTCCTGAAGAAGGTTTAGAAGCTGACCATAAAATAATTAATGAATTATCCAAGGTTTTAGAAAAATTTCCTGCAAATTCATGCATATTTGTTAGTGATGGTGTTACTGATCAAGAAGTTATACCTATTATTTCTTCTAAAATACCTATAATGCATGTTAAAAGAATAGTTATTAGACATAGCGAATCTGTTGAAGAAACATGGGCTTTACTTTCAAGATATTTAAGAAAAGCTGTTTTTGAACCAAAATATTCTAAAATTCTTTTAGGCATACCTGGAATTATTTTCTTAATCATAGGTCTTTTAATGTTATCAGGCTTAGGTTACTTAGTTTTTCCAGCCATAATAGCTTTAGCAGGATTATTAATGTTTGTAAGAGGTTTTAATATAGACTCAGCTATTGAAGGTTTTATTAAAAAACTTATTTTTTATGCAACAACTACAGCAGCTAATCAAATAAGACTTTTTACATACATTTCTTCATTTTTAATAATTATGGTTGCATTATATTTAGGTATTGGATCAGTAATTAACAAGGCTTCATCTATTTTAATTGAAGTACCTATTGAAAAAATAGATATGTGGTTTTGGTTATCAAATGTTCCTTTGCTTTTAGGAATATTTATTAATAGAAGCATAGATGTATTAATTATTGGAATTTATTTACTAATTATAGGAAATGGAATATTTTATTATCTTGTTAGGAATAAAAATTTTTGGAGAATGATACAAGCTGCAATTGTTAATATATGGATTTGGGTTTTACTTAGAAGAGTTGCTTTTATATTTGAATTTGGAGAAAGTTTAATTCCTATTGAAACACAAATAATTGGTATAATATTAACAACTATTATTGGAGTAATAACTATTACTACTTCAATTATATTATTAAGAATTTTAAGAAAAAGATATTTACATATATTCAAAAAAGCAAAATAA
- a CDS encoding RlmE family RNA methyltransferase has protein sequence MNKKWFQERRKDIFVKLAKDKGFRSRAAFKLLHIQKKYNIIKKGDIIIDLGAAPGGISQVASRLTGDKGLVISIDIKPIKPFEEKNIKILQKDIYDPYLIREIFKITNGKKVDVIISDVSPHLSGIHEIDIAKQLDLAYRCLEIANELLKKNGFFIIKLFESSEAKEFEKNISKKYRIIKKEITPATKKGSSEYFLIASKNF, from the coding sequence ATGAATAAAAAATGGTTCCAAGAAAGGAGAAAAGATATTTTTGTAAAACTTGCTAAAGATAAAGGATTTAGAAGTAGAGCTGCTTTTAAATTATTACATATACAGAAAAAATACAATATAATAAAAAAAGGAGATATTATAATCGATTTGGGCGCTGCTCCAGGAGGAATTTCTCAAGTAGCTTCTCGATTAACTGGAGATAAAGGATTAGTAATATCTATAGATATTAAACCAATAAAACCATTTGAAGAAAAAAATATTAAAATTTTACAAAAGGATATCTATGATCCTTATTTAATTAGAGAAATATTTAAAATTACTAATGGGAAAAAAGTTGATGTAATAATTTCAGATGTTTCTCCTCATTTATCTGGTATTCATGAAATAGATATCGCTAAACAATTAGATTTAGCATATAGATGCTTAGAAATAGCTAATGAATTATTAAAGAAAAATGGATTTTTTATAATAAAACTTTTTGAAAGTTCTGAGGCTAAAGAATTTGAAAAAAATATTTCAAAGAAATATAGAATAATTAAAAAAGAAATAACTCCTGCTACTAAAAAAGGTAGTTCTGAATATTTTTTAATAGCTTCTAAAAATTTTTAA
- a CDS encoding tRNA (guanine(10)-N(2))-dimethyltransferase: MEEKYECYNEGKVIFLAPIIDEEEIKRGFSPSKLPVFFNPKAKLSRDFSVVIIKAISKIFKEPIRICEPLAGCGIRTIRILKEANNIEKAIVGDINPKAIEIIKHNIVLNKIEKYVETYNIDANYLLLSHAISRKKFHYVDIDPTGSPVPFLENAFKSLEKNGIIGFTATDIAPLCGTYPKTCIRRYHAKPLKSPFSKEIALRILIGFAVLTAARFELSFTPIISFFDGYYIRIFGKIDKGVRKVDKNLERLGWITYCKKCLHREVIEGIWPKINYYCQFCNSEKDYAGPLWTGNTCEKDFCQKMLNEIDNNNFSKAKELIEILKEEIDYPPFYYVSHEISSYIKKPPPKLTYIIDKINSKKFLAAPTHFDPKGFKTNAPLEVILKIFRSY; the protein is encoded by the coding sequence ATGGAAGAAAAATATGAATGCTATAATGAAGGAAAAGTGATATTTCTAGCACCTATCATAGATGAAGAAGAAATAAAGCGGGGATTTTCTCCATCAAAGTTGCCAGTTTTTTTTAATCCTAAAGCGAAACTTAGTAGAGATTTTTCAGTAGTAATTATAAAAGCCATATCAAAAATTTTTAAAGAGCCTATAAGAATTTGTGAGCCGCTTGCAGGATGTGGCATAAGGACTATTAGAATTTTAAAAGAAGCTAATAATATAGAAAAAGCTATAGTAGGAGATATAAATCCTAAAGCTATAGAAATAATAAAGCATAACATTGTTTTAAATAAGATTGAAAAGTATGTGGAAACATATAACATTGATGCAAATTATCTACTTTTATCTCATGCTATTTCAAGAAAAAAATTTCATTATGTAGATATTGATCCAACAGGATCACCAGTACCATTTCTAGAAAATGCTTTTAAAAGTTTAGAAAAAAATGGCATAATAGGTTTTACAGCTACAGATATTGCACCATTGTGTGGAACATATCCAAAAACATGTATTAGAAGATATCATGCAAAACCTTTAAAATCACCATTCTCTAAAGAAATTGCTCTTAGGATATTAATTGGTTTTGCTGTGTTAACTGCTGCTAGATTTGAATTATCTTTTACTCCAATTATAAGTTTTTTTGATGGGTATTATATTAGAATTTTTGGAAAAATTGATAAAGGAGTTAGAAAAGTGGATAAAAATTTAGAAAGATTAGGATGGATAACTTATTGTAAAAAATGTTTACATAGAGAAGTGATAGAAGGGATATGGCCAAAAATAAATTATTATTGTCAATTTTGTAATTCTGAAAAAGATTATGCTGGGCCTTTATGGACAGGAAATACTTGCGAAAAAGATTTTTGTCAAAAAATGTTAAATGAGATTGACAATAATAATTTTTCTAAAGCTAAAGAACTTATTGAAATATTAAAAGAAGAAATAGATTATCCACCATTTTATTATGTTTCTCATGAAATAAGTTCTTATATTAAAAAGCCTCCACCTAAGCTTACTTATATAATAGATAAAATTAATTCAAAAAAATTTTTAGCTGCTCCTACACATTTTGATCCTAAAGGATTTAAAACAAATGCTCCTTTAGAAGTTATATTAAAAATTTTTAGAAGCTATTAA